Proteins co-encoded in one Actinomadura luteofluorescens genomic window:
- a CDS encoding ABC transporter ATP-binding protein: MSLLSVRDLAVEFSTAKGTIRAVDGLSFTLEEGRTLGIVGESGSGKSVTSLAIMGLLDGARVSGSIELAGTQIVGAARERVRALRGRRVAMIFQDPLSSLHPHYSVGEQIAEARRLHFGSSRRAARAEAARLLADVGIPDPGERAGDHPHRFSGGMRQRVMIAMALACEPDLLIADEPTTALDVTVQAQILELIARIQRERGLAVLMITHDLGVVARVADDVLVMYAGRAVERATAGALFAVPLHPYTRGLLGSLPRLTGPPGELSPIAGTPPSPLSPPAGCPFHPRCAERVEVCETTRPALLGESHPAACHLLTSERAAG, encoded by the coding sequence ATGAGCTTGTTGAGTGTTCGGGACCTCGCCGTGGAGTTCAGCACCGCGAAGGGGACGATCCGCGCGGTGGACGGGCTGTCGTTCACCCTGGAGGAGGGCCGCACCCTCGGCATCGTCGGCGAGTCCGGGTCCGGCAAGTCCGTGACCAGCCTGGCGATCATGGGGCTGCTCGACGGCGCCAGGGTGAGCGGGTCGATCGAGCTGGCGGGAACCCAGATCGTCGGGGCGGCCCGCGAGCGCGTCCGCGCGCTGCGCGGCCGGAGGGTCGCGATGATCTTCCAGGACCCGCTGTCGTCGCTGCACCCGCACTACAGCGTGGGCGAGCAGATCGCCGAGGCGCGGCGGCTGCACTTCGGCTCGTCGCGCCGCGCGGCGCGCGCGGAGGCCGCCCGGCTGCTCGCCGACGTCGGCATCCCCGATCCCGGGGAGCGGGCGGGCGACCACCCGCACCGGTTCTCCGGCGGGATGCGCCAGCGCGTGATGATCGCCATGGCGCTGGCCTGCGAGCCGGACCTGCTGATCGCCGACGAGCCGACCACCGCCCTGGACGTGACCGTCCAGGCGCAGATCCTGGAGCTGATCGCGCGGATCCAGCGCGAGCGCGGCCTGGCGGTCCTGATGATCACCCATGATCTGGGGGTGGTCGCGCGGGTCGCCGACGACGTCCTGGTCATGTACGCGGGACGGGCCGTCGAGCGGGCGACGGCCGGCGCGCTGTTCGCCGTGCCGCTGCACCCCTACACCCGCGGCCTGCTCGGCTCCCTCCCCCGGCTCACCGGCCCGCCCGGCGAGCTGTCCCCGATCGCGGGCACCCCGCCGTCTCCGCTGTCTCCGCCGGCGGGGTGCCCGTTCCATCCGCGGTGCGCCGAACGGGTCGAGGTGTGCGAGACCACCCGTCCGGCGCTCCTCGGCGAGTCCCACCCGGCGGCCTGCCACCTGCTCACGAGTGAAAGGGCGGCCGGATGA
- a CDS encoding ABC transporter permease encodes MTRYVATRLAGVAGVLLVICAVTFTIFYVFPADPALQACGKSCTPERLAMLHHQMGLDRPLWRQFADYLGGIFAGRSYGSGPQAVPCHFPCLGFSYQNNMPVWDLMMQRLPTTVSIGIGAAVLWLAGGVTVGVVSALRKDSLLDRTLMVGTLTSASLPIYFTAMALTVLVVQIGGLLPYSSYVPFAEDPATWAKNLVLPWVALALLYAAMYARLSRASMVETMAEPYIRTARAKGLPERTVVAKHGLRAGLTPVLTVFGMDLGALLGGALITESVFGLPGIGRLTIDSIDKSDQPVVMGVALLAAFFITFANLVVDLLYAAVDPQVRFT; translated from the coding sequence GTGACCCGGTACGTCGCGACGCGCCTGGCCGGGGTCGCCGGGGTGCTGCTCGTCATCTGCGCGGTGACCTTCACGATCTTCTACGTGTTCCCCGCCGACCCCGCGCTGCAGGCGTGCGGCAAGTCGTGCACGCCCGAGCGGCTCGCCATGCTCCACCACCAGATGGGGCTGGACCGGCCGCTGTGGCGGCAGTTCGCCGACTACCTCGGCGGAATCTTCGCGGGCCGGAGCTACGGCTCGGGCCCGCAGGCCGTCCCGTGCCACTTCCCCTGCCTCGGGTTCTCCTACCAGAACAACATGCCGGTCTGGGACCTGATGATGCAGCGCCTGCCGACCACGGTCTCGATCGGGATCGGCGCGGCCGTCCTGTGGCTCGCCGGCGGCGTGACGGTCGGCGTCGTCTCCGCGCTGCGCAAGGACTCGCTGCTCGACCGGACGCTGATGGTGGGCACGCTCACCTCCGCGTCGCTGCCGATCTACTTCACGGCGATGGCGCTGACCGTCCTGGTCGTCCAGATCGGGGGGCTGCTCCCCTACTCCAGCTACGTGCCGTTCGCGGAGGACCCCGCCACCTGGGCGAAGAACCTCGTCCTGCCGTGGGTCGCGCTCGCGCTGCTGTACGCGGCCATGTACGCGCGGCTGTCCCGGGCGTCGATGGTGGAGACGATGGCCGAGCCCTACATCCGGACGGCCCGCGCCAAGGGCCTGCCCGAGCGGACGGTCGTCGCCAAGCACGGCCTGCGCGCCGGGCTCACCCCCGTCCTCACCGTCTTCGGCATGGACCTCGGCGCGCTGCTCGGCGGGGCCCTGATCACCGAGAGCGTGTTCGGGCTGCCCGGCATCGGGCGGCTCACCATCGACTCGATCGACAAGTCGGACCAGCCCGTCGTGATGGGCGTGGCACTGCTGGCCGCGTTCTTCATCACGTTCGCCAACCTCGTCGTGGATCTGCTCTACGCCGCTGTCGATCCTCAGGTGAGGTTCACATGA
- a CDS encoding ABC transporter permease, translated as MAAPPLTEAAGSVPAPAGRSPWRPAGGRLRRDPAALAGLAIIALFVLLALAAPLLTALNGHGPNEFHPEKIDKALAGAPRGAFGGIDGDFWLGVEPGTGRDVFSRMVYGARISLLISVAATCVATAAGTALGLTAGFAGGRVDAAISRVMDLVLSFPQLIFMIALVSVLPEGNRTLELVFVMGFFGWPYIGRIVRGQTLSLRHREFVEAARATGMPRHRIVFREVMPNLLAPVLVYATLTIPVNIGTEAALSFLGIGVRPPNASWGQMMAKAIDWYQVDPTFFVVPGVCLLLTVLAFTLLGDAFRDALDPKGAGR; from the coding sequence GTGGCCGCCCCGCCCCTCACCGAGGCGGCGGGCAGCGTGCCGGCGCCCGCCGGCCGGTCGCCGTGGCGGCCGGCCGGCGGGCGGCTGCGCCGCGACCCGGCCGCGCTCGCCGGCCTGGCGATCATCGCGCTGTTCGTGCTGCTGGCGCTGGCCGCCCCGCTGCTCACCGCCCTGAACGGGCACGGCCCGAACGAGTTCCACCCCGAGAAGATCGACAAGGCGCTGGCCGGCGCGCCCAGGGGGGCGTTCGGCGGCATCGACGGCGACTTCTGGCTCGGCGTCGAGCCCGGCACCGGCCGGGACGTGTTCAGCCGCATGGTCTACGGCGCCCGGATCTCCCTGCTGATCTCCGTCGCGGCGACCTGCGTCGCCACCGCCGCCGGCACCGCCCTCGGCCTCACCGCGGGCTTCGCCGGCGGCCGGGTCGACGCGGCGATCAGCCGCGTCATGGACCTGGTGCTGTCGTTCCCGCAGCTCATCTTCATGATCGCTCTGGTCTCGGTGCTGCCCGAGGGGAACCGGACGCTGGAGCTGGTGTTCGTCATGGGCTTCTTCGGCTGGCCCTACATCGGGCGCATCGTCCGCGGCCAGACGCTGTCGCTGCGCCACCGGGAGTTCGTGGAGGCCGCGCGCGCCACCGGCATGCCGCGCCACCGGATCGTCTTCCGCGAGGTCATGCCGAACCTGCTGGCGCCGGTCCTCGTCTACGCGACGCTCACCATCCCGGTCAACATCGGCACCGAGGCGGCGCTGTCGTTCCTCGGCATCGGCGTCCGGCCGCCGAACGCGTCCTGGGGGCAGATGATGGCCAAGGCGATCGACTGGTACCAGGTGGACCCGACGTTCTTCGTGGTCCCCGGCGTCTGCCTGCTGCTGACCGTGCTGGCGTTCACGCTGCTCGGCGACGCCTTCCGGGACGCCCTCGACCCGAAGGGGGCGGGCCGGTGA
- a CDS encoding ABC transporter substrate-binding protein: MKRPVRTCLALALSLSAAAGGASTCGSGGDATAAKVGGTLTVLYTQDFAHLDPQRNYVMFAMDFGTRLLYRTLTTYAAAEGQEGTKVVPDLATDTGTTSDRGRTWTYHLRPGLKFEDGTPITSADVKYGVERSFAPDLPEGPGYARTMLEGGDGYKGPYKDKGGLASITTPDARTVVFRLREPSMDWPKITTLPTFAPVPKAKDTGVNFDKRPFSSGPYKVESYDRGQRLILVRNTHWDKAADGVRQANPDRIVVEEGLAQATIDQRLIADQGRDQRAVTLYSVAPASMPRILTRPDVRKRFVSATSLCTRFLAMNTSRPPFDDPKVRQAMQYAVDKEAYRTAHGGSGVGELAGSYLPPAMTGGQAQNVYQAPPNGDPAKARQLLAAAGRSAGFSIDLTTTSSELGKSEAEAVQQALARVGVKVRINPVAKSVYYDTIGDTAKEDELVFYGWCADYPSAASFIPPIFDGRTIAPKGNTVVSQLNDKAVNEKIGAAVKGNDPAAWTALDRELMGLSPMVPLIHDKLPLLRGSKVTGTFGHAIWEGEFDFATIGVM, from the coding sequence ATGAAACGTCCGGTCAGGACCTGCCTCGCCCTCGCCCTCTCGCTCAGCGCCGCCGCCGGCGGCGCCTCCACCTGCGGCTCGGGCGGCGACGCCACCGCCGCGAAGGTCGGGGGCACGCTCACCGTCCTCTACACGCAGGACTTCGCCCATCTCGACCCGCAGCGCAACTACGTGATGTTCGCGATGGACTTCGGCACGCGGCTGCTCTACCGGACGCTCACCACCTACGCCGCCGCGGAGGGCCAGGAGGGCACCAAGGTCGTCCCGGACCTCGCCACCGACACCGGAACCACGTCCGACAGGGGTAGGACGTGGACGTACCACCTCAGGCCGGGACTGAAGTTCGAGGACGGGACGCCCATCACCAGCGCCGACGTCAAGTACGGGGTCGAGCGCTCCTTCGCGCCCGACCTGCCGGAGGGCCCCGGATACGCCAGGACGATGCTGGAGGGCGGCGACGGGTACAAGGGGCCCTACAAGGACAAGGGCGGCCTCGCCTCCATCACTACGCCGGACGCGCGGACGGTCGTGTTCCGGCTCAGGGAACCGTCGATGGACTGGCCGAAGATCACCACGCTGCCGACGTTCGCCCCCGTCCCCAAGGCCAAGGACACCGGCGTCAACTTCGACAAGCGCCCCTTCTCCTCCGGCCCCTACAAGGTCGAGTCGTACGACCGCGGCCAGCGGCTGATCCTCGTCAGGAACACCCACTGGGACAAGGCCGCCGACGGCGTCCGCCAGGCCAACCCCGACAGGATCGTGGTGGAGGAGGGGCTCGCGCAGGCCACCATCGACCAGCGGCTCATCGCCGACCAGGGCAGGGACCAGCGCGCCGTCACGCTGTACTCGGTCGCGCCGGCGAGCATGCCGCGCATCCTCACCCGCCCGGACGTCAGGAAGCGGTTCGTCAGCGCGACGAGCCTGTGCACCCGGTTCCTGGCGATGAACACCTCCAGGCCGCCGTTCGACGACCCGAAGGTGCGGCAGGCGATGCAGTACGCGGTCGACAAGGAGGCCTACCGCACCGCGCACGGCGGCAGCGGCGTCGGTGAACTCGCCGGCTCCTACCTCCCGCCCGCCATGACCGGCGGGCAGGCGCAGAACGTCTACCAGGCGCCGCCGAACGGGGACCCGGCCAAGGCCAGGCAGTTGCTCGCCGCGGCAGGGAGGAGCGCCGGGTTCTCGATCGACCTGACGACGACCAGCAGCGAGCTCGGCAAGTCCGAGGCCGAGGCGGTGCAGCAGGCGCTGGCCCGCGTCGGGGTGAAGGTCCGGATCAACCCGGTCGCCAAGAGCGTCTACTACGACACCATCGGCGACACCGCGAAGGAGGACGAGCTCGTCTTCTACGGATGGTGCGCCGACTACCCGTCCGCGGCCTCCTTCATCCCGCCGATCTTCGACGGGCGCACCATCGCGCCCAAGGGCAACACCGTCGTCTCGCAGCTGAACGACAAGGCGGTGAACGAGAAGATCGGCGCGGCCGTGAAGGGGAACGACCCGGCCGCCTGGACGGCTCTCGACCGCGAGCTGATGGGGCTGTCGCCGATGGTCCCCCTGATCCACGACAAGCTGCCGCTGCTGCGCGGCTCCAAGGTCACCGGCACGTTCGGCCACGCCATCTGGGAAGGCGAGTTCGACTTCGCCACCATCGGGGTGATGTAG
- a CDS encoding aminopeptidase P family protein, with product MDDPAAGRFATGSHDLPVSETLASFMTRDWAPSGKPLPARLAVAPYAEKRRAALSALFPGERLVLPAGPPKVRSNDTDYRYRAHTAYVHLTGDTGADTGTGAVLVLEPTGAGHDAVLYHRPRSPRDDAGFFRDRRHGEFWVGPRAAPAETEEKLGLACAPLDDLAGALRGRVPTRVIRGVDPEVDRAVPAGAPEPDAELAACAAELRLVKDDWEIAQLQAAVDHTVDGFTAVAAGLARVTGMPRGERWAEGTFERVARIRGNGVGYDTIAAAGAHACVLHWTRNDGTLRLGEMLLLDAGVETDTLYTADITRTLPVSGWFTPRQRQVYDLVYHAQEAGLAAVRPGARFRDFHMAAMRVIAEGLQDWGVLRSAEDALDPESGIYRRYTLCSSGHMLGLDVHDCSAARASQYLDGELRPGHVLTVEPGLYLQPDDLTLPPELRGIGVRIEDDVLVTETGARLMSSALPRHPEEIETWMQSLKG from the coding sequence ATGGACGACCCAGCAGCCGGCCGCTTCGCGACGGGCAGCCACGACCTGCCCGTCTCCGAGACCCTCGCCTCCTTCATGACCCGGGACTGGGCCCCGAGCGGGAAACCGCTTCCGGCGCGCCTGGCCGTGGCGCCGTACGCGGAGAAACGCCGCGCGGCCCTGTCGGCCCTCTTCCCCGGTGAACGCCTCGTGCTGCCCGCCGGCCCGCCGAAGGTGCGCAGCAACGACACCGACTACCGCTACCGCGCGCACACCGCCTACGTCCATCTCACCGGGGACACCGGCGCCGACACCGGGACCGGCGCGGTCCTGGTGCTCGAGCCGACCGGCGCGGGCCACGACGCCGTCCTGTACCACCGGCCCCGGTCCCCGCGCGACGACGCGGGCTTCTTCCGCGACCGCAGGCACGGGGAGTTCTGGGTCGGCCCCCGCGCCGCACCGGCCGAGACCGAGGAGAAGCTCGGGCTGGCCTGCGCGCCGCTGGACGACCTGGCCGGGGCGCTCCGCGGCCGGGTCCCGACCCGGGTGATCCGGGGCGTGGACCCGGAGGTCGACCGCGCCGTCCCGGCAGGCGCCCCCGAGCCCGACGCCGAACTGGCCGCCTGCGCCGCCGAGCTCCGCCTGGTCAAGGACGACTGGGAGATCGCCCAGCTCCAGGCCGCCGTCGACCACACGGTGGACGGCTTCACCGCGGTCGCCGCCGGGCTCGCCCGCGTCACCGGGATGCCGCGCGGGGAGCGGTGGGCGGAGGGCACCTTCGAGCGCGTCGCGCGGATCAGGGGCAACGGCGTCGGATACGACACCATCGCCGCGGCCGGAGCGCACGCCTGCGTCCTGCACTGGACGCGCAACGACGGCACGCTGCGCCTCGGCGAGATGCTCCTGCTCGACGCGGGGGTGGAGACCGACACCCTCTACACCGCCGACATCACCCGGACCCTCCCGGTGAGCGGGTGGTTCACCCCGCGGCAGCGGCAGGTCTACGACCTCGTCTACCACGCGCAGGAGGCGGGGCTGGCGGCCGTCCGGCCGGGGGCGCGCTTCCGCGACTTCCACATGGCCGCCATGCGCGTCATCGCCGAAGGACTCCAGGACTGGGGCGTGCTGCGCAGCGCGGAGGACGCCCTCGATCCCGAGTCGGGCATCTACCGCCGCTACACCCTCTGCAGCAGCGGGCACATGCTCGGCCTGGACGTCCACGACTGCTCGGCGGCGCGGGCGTCCCAGTACCTGGACGGGGAGCTGCGCCCCGGGCACGTGCTGACCGTGGAGCCGGGCCTCTACCTGCAACCGGACGACCTGACCCTGCCGCCGGAGCTGCGCGGCATCGGCGTGCGCATCGAGGACGACGTCCTCGTCACCGAGACCGGCGCCCGCCTGATGTCCTCGGCCCTGCCCCGCCACCCCGAGGAGATCGAGACCTGGATGCAGTCGCTGAAGGGCTGA
- a CDS encoding S1 family peptidase — MVRPKRRRAAAAAAVAAALTAASLAAPARADAPGDRGAPPAPSPDHRSRTQLQQEAQQTLVKQIVKDHGVSAAEAGRRADRQPAQFALATRLGKDLGSAYGGAWIDQAHGGELTVGVTAAGASAAVRSKAKSAGLGATRTKKVRYGFGHLQQVSASLAKRVAEANKGAANGLQTGVVTSGNVVKLSSLKGAALTPAQRDVVSWARRTFGSAVRVSTYAHKSVPRYCYDDYSCDPPLRSGLAIFTGGARCTSAFMTYSGSRYYMLTAGHCAELGYWWDVSTYSYGYQNVGGAANYTFGWYGDYAAVSIDDPGWWQPRGWVLPQTSVYGSESDYVGGYVCKQGSTTGYTCGSITEVDATVSYPDRTLSGMTWSTACDGPGDSGSGVFDGGYAHGILSGGPNSGCGMIHEPIGRALSGLGVSLLSG, encoded by the coding sequence ATGGTCCGCCCGAAACGCAGAAGGGCAGCCGCGGCCGCCGCCGTGGCCGCCGCCCTGACCGCGGCCTCACTGGCGGCGCCGGCCCGTGCCGACGCCCCCGGTGACCGTGGCGCGCCCCCCGCCCCCTCCCCGGACCACAGGTCCCGGACCCAGCTCCAGCAGGAGGCCCAGCAGACACTCGTCAAGCAGATCGTCAAGGACCACGGCGTCTCGGCGGCCGAGGCGGGCCGCCGAGCCGACCGGCAGCCCGCGCAGTTCGCGCTGGCGACCCGGCTCGGCAAGGATCTCGGCTCCGCGTACGGCGGCGCCTGGATCGACCAGGCGCACGGCGGCGAACTCACCGTCGGCGTCACCGCGGCGGGCGCGTCGGCCGCGGTGCGGTCGAAGGCGAAGAGCGCCGGCCTGGGCGCGACCAGGACGAAGAAGGTCCGGTACGGCTTCGGGCACCTCCAGCAGGTGTCCGCCTCGCTGGCCAAGCGGGTCGCCGAAGCCAACAAGGGGGCCGCGAACGGCCTGCAGACCGGCGTCGTCACGTCCGGCAACGTGGTGAAGCTGAGCAGCCTCAAGGGTGCGGCGCTCACCCCCGCCCAGCGCGATGTCGTCAGCTGGGCGCGCCGTACCTTCGGCAGCGCGGTACGGGTGTCGACCTACGCCCACAAGTCGGTGCCCCGCTACTGCTACGACGACTACAGCTGCGACCCGCCGCTGCGGTCCGGGCTGGCCATCTTCACCGGCGGGGCGCGCTGCACCAGCGCGTTCATGACCTACTCGGGCAGCCGCTACTACATGCTCACCGCCGGCCACTGCGCCGAACTCGGCTACTGGTGGGACGTGTCGACCTACAGCTACGGCTACCAGAACGTGGGAGGCGCGGCGAACTACACCTTCGGCTGGTACGGCGACTACGCCGCCGTCTCGATCGACGATCCGGGCTGGTGGCAGCCCAGGGGCTGGGTGCTCCCCCAGACGTCCGTCTACGGAAGCGAGAGCGACTACGTCGGCGGCTACGTCTGCAAGCAGGGCTCGACCACCGGCTACACCTGCGGGTCGATCACCGAGGTCGACGCCACCGTCTCCTACCCGGACCGGACGCTGTCCGGCATGACCTGGAGCACCGCGTGCGACGGTCCCGGTGACAGCGGCAGCGGCGTCTTCGACGGCGGCTACGCCCACGGCATCCTCAGCGGCGGTCCGAACTCGGGGTGCGGCATGATCCACGAACCCATAGGCCGGGCACTGTCCGGCCTGGGGGTGTCCCTGCTCAGCGGCTGA
- a CDS encoding GntR family transcriptional regulator has translation MDPVADAMVGLPDLGGQSSLRGQVADALRKALATGTLRSGVVYSAPTLADEFGISPTPVREAMIDLVRDGLFEAVRNRGFRVVRPSARDLAELTEIRELVEVPAVVRLAGAVPEAVRPRLRALAEEALAAARDGDPIGFLDADHRFHSELLELTGNRTLVRTILDLRGRSQMHGLARPAATETLVASAEEHLGLLDTLVAGDAERARELMTRHLDHVRGDHR, from the coding sequence ATGGATCCGGTGGCCGATGCCATGGTCGGGCTGCCTGACCTCGGCGGCCAGAGCAGCCTGCGCGGCCAGGTGGCCGACGCGCTGCGCAAGGCGCTGGCGACGGGCACGCTGCGGTCGGGCGTCGTGTACTCCGCCCCGACCCTGGCGGACGAGTTCGGGATCTCCCCCACTCCGGTCCGCGAGGCCATGATCGACCTCGTCCGGGACGGCCTGTTCGAGGCCGTGCGCAACCGGGGCTTCCGGGTCGTGCGGCCCTCGGCCCGCGACCTCGCCGAACTCACCGAGATCAGGGAACTGGTCGAGGTCCCCGCGGTCGTGCGGCTGGCCGGCGCCGTTCCCGAGGCGGTCCGGCCCCGCCTGCGCGCCCTCGCCGAGGAGGCGCTCGCGGCGGCGCGGGACGGCGATCCGATCGGCTTCCTCGACGCCGACCACCGCTTCCACTCCGAACTCCTCGAACTCACCGGCAACCGGACGCTCGTCCGGACCATCCTGGACCTGCGCGGCCGCTCGCAGATGCACGGCCTCGCCCGGCCGGCCGCGACCGAGACGCTGGTGGCGTCGGCGGAGGAGCACCTCGGGCTGCTGGACACGCTCGTCGCCGGTGACGCCGAGCGGGCGCGGGAGCTCATGACGCGCCACCTCGACCACGTGCGGGGCGACCACCGCTGA
- a CDS encoding LysR family transcriptional regulator codes for MDLDISHLRMVCAMAETGSVTRAAARMGMSQPAMSNQLRRVEEIVGGVLFTRSRSGLEPTPLGGQVISRARTILSEMDTLFGDLRGPRGPEGTLGLGCVHLACVGSIVARVGEALPGREVSLRIEPSSALLGDALARGHLDAALIGLMEGFDIPMAAPVVSRTLVPRYPIFVTLSERHPLAGRDEIDLFDLRDEAWIAPPGADDGSLSSLRASCRAAGFEPIVRYEAPSGAACPLVAAGHGVRMVDPSWPPHPGTVVRPLAGEPQVARLIVAWRRDRLDEEEAAALYRGLAAAYVEHTGSHPTFEAWWHAHPQVHPLL; via the coding sequence ATGGATCTCGACATCAGTCACCTTCGGATGGTGTGCGCGATGGCGGAGACCGGGAGCGTCACCCGGGCGGCGGCCCGGATGGGGATGTCCCAGCCCGCAATGTCGAACCAGCTCCGCCGGGTCGAGGAGATCGTCGGCGGGGTGCTGTTCACCCGCAGCCGGTCCGGGCTGGAGCCCACGCCGCTCGGCGGCCAGGTCATCAGCCGGGCGCGGACGATCCTGTCCGAGATGGACACCCTGTTCGGCGACCTGCGCGGACCGCGCGGCCCGGAGGGGACGCTCGGCCTCGGGTGCGTCCACCTCGCCTGCGTCGGCAGCATCGTCGCGCGGGTGGGCGAGGCCCTTCCCGGCCGCGAGGTGTCCCTGCGCATCGAGCCCTCCTCCGCCCTGCTGGGCGACGCCCTCGCCCGCGGCCATCTCGACGCCGCGCTGATCGGGCTCATGGAGGGCTTCGACATCCCGATGGCGGCGCCCGTGGTCAGCCGCACCCTGGTGCCGCGCTACCCGATCTTCGTCACGCTCTCCGAGCGGCACCCGCTCGCCGGCCGGGACGAGATCGACCTGTTCGACCTGCGGGACGAGGCGTGGATCGCCCCGCCGGGCGCCGACGACGGCTCGCTGTCCTCCCTGCGGGCCTCGTGCCGCGCCGCCGGCTTCGAGCCCATCGTGCGCTACGAGGCGCCGAGCGGGGCGGCGTGCCCGCTGGTCGCGGCGGGGCACGGCGTCCGGATGGTGGACCCGTCCTGGCCGCCGCACCCGGGCACGGTCGTGCGGCCCCTGGCCGGGGAGCCGCAGGTCGCTCGGCTCATCGTGGCCTGGCGGCGGGACCGCCTGGACGAGGAGGAGGCCGCGGCGCTCTACCGGGGGCTGGCGGCCGCCTACGTGGAGCACACCGGCAGCCATCCGACCTTCGAGGCCTGGTGGCACGCCCATCCCCAGGTGCACCCGCTGCTGTGA
- a CDS encoding ATP-binding protein: MPEKSQTARAEGAGLAGGAFPAWPLPSGPAAAAFARSIARSVLAELEMPPAAVGDAQTIISELATNAVVHGDRERAEVWAYLSRHPSPRLTLKVFDAAPWRGTGGPVPADATALITGEPASDACGGRGLMLVDALTGEAGGSWGVHPTRGRLGPGPVSGKAVHFTIPLPEASAAVLSPPVPGAVPERLCELAGVRGLRALVSLGAEATVVHFGSGLWVWVKDGALLYELPGHGVVRHPQSDAVEVVEQMVRLCEEGAAGGPAPRAPSRDLC; this comes from the coding sequence ATGCCGGAAAAGTCGCAGACAGCGCGGGCAGAGGGTGCGGGACTGGCCGGCGGAGCGTTCCCGGCATGGCCCTTACCGTCCGGACCGGCGGCGGCGGCGTTCGCGCGCTCCATCGCCCGTTCGGTGCTCGCCGAGCTGGAGATGCCCCCGGCCGCCGTGGGCGACGCGCAGACGATCATCTCCGAGCTCGCCACCAACGCCGTCGTGCACGGCGACCGGGAGCGCGCCGAGGTGTGGGCGTACCTCAGCCGTCACCCCTCCCCGCGGCTCACCCTCAAGGTCTTCGACGCCGCCCCCTGGCGGGGGACCGGCGGCCCTGTCCCGGCGGACGCCACCGCGCTGATCACCGGCGAGCCCGCCTCCGACGCCTGCGGCGGCCGCGGGCTGATGCTCGTGGACGCGCTGACCGGGGAGGCCGGCGGGAGCTGGGGCGTCCACCCCACCCGCGGCAGGCTCGGCCCCGGCCCGGTGTCCGGGAAGGCCGTCCACTTCACGATCCCGCTGCCGGAGGCGTCCGCGGCCGTCCTGTCCCCGCCGGTGCCGGGCGCGGTGCCCGAACGGCTCTGCGAGCTCGCCGGCGTGCGCGGCCTGCGGGCCCTCGTCTCGCTCGGCGCGGAGGCGACGGTGGTGCACTTCGGGTCCGGGCTGTGGGTCTGGGTGAAGGACGGGGCGCTGCTGTACGAGCTGCCGGGACACGGCGTCGTCCGGCACCCGCAGTCGGACGCGGTCGAGGTCGTCGAGCAGATGGTCCGGCTGTGCGAGGAGGGCGCGGCCGGCGGGCCCGCCCCCCGCGCGCCGTCACGGGACCTGTGCTGA
- a CDS encoding GntR family transcriptional regulator, whose translation MMLHLPSLGPRKSVRVQIAHALRASIVSGEMRSGVVYSAPAIAERFGVSPTPVREAMIDLAREGLVEVVRNKGFRVTDLSDHELDEITDVRSLIEVPAAVRLARAGRDAEVRALRPLAEAIVTAAERRDVVAYIDADHRFHLALLGLGGNAQLVRLVSELRYKSRLYGVPRLAERGELEPSAREHEDLIEAVASGDARGTEALMRHHLRHVRGIWADRPEGR comes from the coding sequence ATGATGCTGCACCTGCCCTCGCTCGGCCCGCGCAAGAGCGTGCGGGTCCAGATCGCCCACGCGCTGCGCGCGTCGATCGTCAGCGGTGAGATGCGGTCGGGCGTCGTGTACTCCGCCCCGGCCATCGCCGAGCGGTTCGGGGTGTCGCCGACCCCCGTCCGGGAGGCCATGATCGACCTGGCCCGGGAGGGGCTGGTCGAGGTCGTCCGCAACAAGGGCTTCCGGGTCACCGACCTGTCCGACCACGAGCTGGACGAGATCACCGACGTCCGGTCCCTGATCGAGGTCCCCGCCGCGGTGCGGCTCGCGCGGGCCGGCCGGGACGCGGAGGTGCGCGCGCTGCGGCCGCTGGCCGAGGCGATCGTGACGGCGGCCGAGCGGCGCGACGTCGTCGCCTACATCGACGCCGACCACCGCTTCCACCTCGCGCTGCTCGGGCTCGGCGGCAACGCCCAGCTCGTCCGGCTGGTGAGCGAGCTGCGCTACAAGTCCCGCCTCTACGGGGTGCCGCGGCTGGCGGAGCGGGGCGAGCTCGAACCGTCGGCACGCGAGCACGAGGACCTGATCGAGGCGGTGGCGAGCGGCGACGCGCGGGGCACCGAGGCGCTGATGCGCCACCACCTGCGGCACGTCCGGGGGATCTGGGCGGACCGGCCCGAGGGACGGTGA